In a genomic window of Mycolicibacillus parakoreensis:
- a CDS encoding amidohydrolase family protein: MALEYKAIDVDNHYYEPLDAFTRHLDKKFKRRGVQMLTDGKRTFATMGERVNHFIPNPTFDPIIVPGCLDLLFRGEIPEGVDPASLMKVERLADHPEYQNREARVAVMDTQGIETVFMLPTFACGVEEALKDDIDATMASVHAFNLWLDEDWGFDRPDHRVVAAPIISLADPVAAVQEVEEVLAKGAKLVLVRPAPVPGAVKPRSLGDPSHDPVWARLAEAGVPVGFHLSDSGYLAIAALWGGKSTFEGFGAKDPLEQVLLDDRAIHDTMASMIVHQVFTRHPTLKVVSIENGSYFVHRLIKRLKKAANGQPRHFPVDPVEQLRNNVWIAPYYEDDLPLLAETIGVDKILFGSDWPHGEGLETPVAFTDELRDFSAEDVRKIMRDNALDLLGVKVGSAA; encoded by the coding sequence ATGGCACTGGAGTACAAAGCCATCGATGTGGACAACCACTACTACGAACCGCTCGATGCGTTCACCCGCCACCTCGACAAGAAGTTCAAGCGCCGTGGTGTGCAGATGCTCACCGACGGCAAACGCACCTTTGCGACGATGGGGGAGCGGGTCAACCACTTCATCCCGAACCCGACCTTCGACCCGATCATCGTTCCGGGCTGTCTGGACCTGCTGTTCCGCGGCGAGATCCCCGAAGGCGTCGACCCGGCGTCGCTGATGAAGGTCGAGCGACTGGCCGACCATCCCGAATACCAGAACCGTGAGGCGCGGGTGGCGGTGATGGACACCCAGGGCATCGAGACGGTGTTCATGCTGCCGACATTCGCCTGCGGCGTCGAGGAAGCGCTCAAGGACGACATCGACGCGACGATGGCCTCGGTGCACGCGTTCAACCTCTGGCTCGACGAGGACTGGGGTTTCGACCGGCCGGATCATCGCGTCGTCGCGGCACCGATCATCTCGCTGGCCGACCCCGTCGCGGCGGTACAGGAGGTCGAGGAGGTGCTGGCCAAGGGGGCGAAGCTGGTGCTGGTGCGTCCCGCGCCGGTGCCGGGGGCGGTCAAGCCGAGGTCGTTGGGAGACCCCAGTCACGACCCGGTCTGGGCGCGACTGGCCGAGGCCGGCGTCCCGGTGGGATTCCACCTGTCCGACAGCGGCTACCTGGCGATCGCCGCGCTGTGGGGCGGCAAGTCGACCTTCGAGGGTTTCGGGGCCAAGGACCCGCTGGAGCAGGTGCTGCTCGACGACCGGGCGATCCACGACACGATGGCCTCGATGATCGTGCACCAGGTGTTCACCCGGCATCCGACGCTGAAGGTGGTCAGCATCGAGAACGGGTCGTACTTCGTGCACCGGCTGATCAAGCGGCTCAAGAAGGCCGCCAACGGTCAGCCGCGCCACTTCCCGGTCGACCCGGTCGAACAGCTGCGCAACAACGTGTGGATCGCGCCGTACTACGAGGACGACCTGCCGTTGCTGGCCGAGACGATCGGCGTCGACAAGATCCTGTTCGGCTCGGACTGGCCGCACGGCGAGGGGCTGGAGACGCCGGTGGCCTTCACCGACGAGCTGAGAGACTTCAGCGCCGAGGATGTCCGAAAGATCATGCGGGACAATGCCTTGGATCTACTCGGTGTGAAAGTGGGCTCGGCGGCGTAG
- a CDS encoding enoyl-CoA hydratase, with amino-acid sequence MTIADAVLYDVTEAGVAVITLNRPQRMNSWGPDISAGLYGAVDDAEADPAVRVIVLTGTGRGFCAGADLGGAGSIDEAVGDGGTDVSTLVGERHPHFLTTLRKPVIAAINGACIGIGLTHALMCDIRFSAAGAKFATAFSRRGLIAEYGISWILPRLAGWGAAMDLLLSGRTFVAEEAHQLGLINDVVAADRLMERALDYAEDMAANCSPASLAVIKRQAYDDAIDEVARVSARAEALMQESLTRPDLIEGITSFLEKRRPRFPPLGE; translated from the coding sequence ATGACGATCGCCGATGCGGTGCTCTACGACGTCACCGAGGCCGGTGTCGCCGTGATCACCCTCAACCGCCCCCAGCGGATGAACTCGTGGGGTCCCGACATCTCCGCCGGGCTCTACGGGGCCGTCGACGACGCCGAGGCCGATCCCGCGGTGCGGGTGATCGTGCTGACCGGCACCGGGCGGGGCTTCTGCGCCGGTGCGGACCTCGGCGGCGCGGGATCGATCGATGAGGCCGTCGGCGACGGCGGGACCGACGTCAGCACGCTCGTCGGTGAGCGCCATCCGCATTTTCTGACCACGCTGCGCAAGCCGGTGATCGCCGCCATCAACGGCGCCTGCATCGGCATCGGGTTGACCCACGCGCTCATGTGCGACATTCGCTTTTCCGCCGCCGGGGCCAAGTTCGCCACCGCGTTCAGTCGGCGCGGACTGATCGCCGAATACGGGATCTCCTGGATCCTGCCCCGGCTGGCGGGCTGGGGTGCGGCGATGGATCTGCTGCTCAGCGGGCGGACGTTTGTGGCCGAAGAAGCCCACCAACTCGGCCTGATCAACGACGTCGTCGCCGCGGACCGCCTCATGGAACGTGCCCTCGACTACGCCGAGGACATGGCCGCGAACTGCTCACCGGCGTCGTTGGCGGTGATCAAACGTCAGGCCTACGACGATGCGATCGATGAGGTGGCCCGGGTGAGTGCGCGTGCCGAGGCCCTCATGCAGGAGTCGCTGACGCGGCCGGATCTCATCGAGGGAATCACGAGTTTTCTCGAGAAGCGACGGCCCCGATTCCCACCGCTCGGTGAATGA
- a CDS encoding SDR family NAD(P)-dependent oxidoreductase: MDLGLADAAAVVVGGGRGMGLATARCLADDGARVAVVARSADDLDRAVDDLTRRGSPDALGLVADIGDEARVRDVFAELGARWGGELNILVNAVGPDVQGTFDELDDRQWQQAIDQGAMGMVHCVRAALPLLRTAGWARIVNFSAHSTQRQSPTLVAYTAAKAMVTSVSKNLSLLLAPEEILVNVLSPGSIASEALVGWARSVGVDGSDPYALMAGIAEHFGHPAHLPRAGLPSEIGPVAAFLASPRNSYMTGADINVDGGSDFT; the protein is encoded by the coding sequence GTGGACCTGGGGCTCGCTGACGCGGCCGCCGTCGTGGTCGGCGGGGGCCGGGGGATGGGTTTGGCGACCGCCCGGTGCCTGGCCGATGACGGCGCGCGAGTCGCGGTGGTGGCGCGCTCGGCGGACGATCTGGACCGGGCCGTCGACGACTTGACCCGGCGGGGCAGCCCCGATGCGCTCGGGCTGGTCGCCGACATCGGCGACGAGGCCCGGGTGCGCGACGTCTTCGCGGAATTGGGTGCGCGTTGGGGTGGTGAACTCAACATCCTGGTCAACGCGGTCGGACCCGACGTGCAGGGCACGTTCGACGAGTTGGACGACCGGCAGTGGCAACAGGCGATCGATCAGGGTGCGATGGGCATGGTGCACTGTGTTCGCGCCGCGCTTCCGTTGCTGCGGACGGCCGGTTGGGCGCGGATCGTGAACTTCTCGGCACATTCCACGCAGCGCCAGAGCCCGACGCTGGTCGCCTACACCGCTGCGAAGGCCATGGTCACCAGCGTCTCGAAGAACCTGTCGCTGCTTTTGGCGCCGGAGGAGATTCTGGTCAACGTGCTCTCGCCGGGCAGCATCGCCTCCGAGGCGCTTGTGGGCTGGGCGCGCTCGGTCGGGGTGGACGGGTCCGACCCGTATGCGCTGATGGCGGGCATCGCTGAGCACTTCGGGCACCCGGCGCACCTCCCGCGAGCAGGCCTGCCCAGCGAGATCGGGCCGGTCGCGGCCTTTCTGGCCTCGCCGCGCAACTCCTACATGACCGGGGCCGACATCAACGTCGACGGCGGCTCCGATTTCACCTGA
- a CDS encoding crotonase/enoyl-CoA hydratase family protein, with protein sequence MPEAVLRERRGRILIVTINRPEARNAANKAVAEGLAAACDELDDTPELSVAVLTGAGGNFCAGMDLKAFAAGEFAYVPGRGLGFTERPPRKPIISAVEGHALAGGTELVLATDLVVAARDAKFGIPEVKRGLVAAGGGLLRLPHRIPYQKALELALTGDSFTADQGAAWGFVNILTEPGDALAEALALAERITANGPLAVAVTKEVIVESAGWGADEMWQKHGELVGPVFASNDAREGALAFAEKREPNWSGS encoded by the coding sequence ATGCCAGAAGCGGTGCTGCGGGAACGCCGGGGACGGATCCTGATCGTCACGATCAACCGTCCCGAAGCGCGCAACGCAGCCAACAAGGCCGTCGCCGAGGGTTTGGCGGCCGCCTGTGACGAACTCGACGACACCCCGGAACTCTCCGTCGCGGTTCTGACCGGTGCAGGCGGAAACTTTTGTGCCGGAATGGATCTCAAGGCTTTCGCTGCCGGCGAGTTCGCGTATGTGCCCGGACGTGGCCTGGGGTTCACCGAACGGCCGCCGCGCAAGCCGATCATCTCCGCCGTCGAGGGGCACGCGCTTGCCGGTGGCACCGAACTGGTGCTGGCCACCGACCTGGTGGTGGCCGCGCGGGACGCGAAATTCGGTATTCCGGAGGTCAAACGGGGCTTGGTGGCCGCCGGCGGTGGCCTATTGCGTCTGCCGCACCGCATCCCCTATCAGAAGGCGCTGGAATTGGCGTTGACCGGGGACAGTTTCACCGCTGACCAGGGTGCTGCGTGGGGTTTCGTCAACATCCTGACCGAACCGGGCGACGCCCTGGCCGAGGCCCTCGCGCTGGCCGAGCGGATCACCGCCAACGGCCCGCTGGCGGTGGCGGTGACCAAGGAGGTCATCGTCGAGTCCGCAGGCTGGGGCGCCGACGAGATGTGGCAGAAGCACGGCGAATTGGTCGGGCCGGTCTTCGCCTCCAACGATGCCAGAGAGGGTGCCCTCGCCTTCGCCGAGAAGCGCGAACCCAACTGGTCGGGGAGCTGA
- a CDS encoding TetR/AcrR family transcriptional regulator, producing the protein MAKQATAQKRPRRERGSINPDDIIDGAFELAEQIGVDNLSMPLLGKHLGVGVTSIYWYFRKKDDLLNAMTARALRQYVFATPYVEAKDWRQTLTNHARTMRKTFLGNPILCDLILIRSALSPRAAQLGVQEVERAVAGLVEAGLTPDDAVDTYSAISVHIRGSVVLHRLYEKNRSSDADGPGDFERLLAIDPEVTPLLAQANREGHRIGAANDGNFEYGLTCILDHAEQLIERGRKPRRRAAAKATKSG; encoded by the coding sequence GTGGCCAAACAAGCAACGGCCCAGAAGCGTCCGCGACGCGAGCGGGGGTCGATCAATCCCGACGACATCATCGACGGCGCATTCGAGCTCGCCGAGCAGATCGGGGTCGACAACCTCAGCATGCCGCTACTCGGCAAACACCTCGGCGTGGGGGTGACGAGCATCTACTGGTACTTCCGGAAGAAGGACGACCTGCTCAACGCGATGACCGCACGCGCGTTGCGCCAGTACGTCTTCGCCACTCCGTACGTCGAAGCCAAGGACTGGCGCCAAACGCTGACCAACCACGCTCGCACCATGCGGAAGACGTTCCTGGGCAACCCGATCCTGTGCGACCTGATCCTCATCCGTTCGGCACTGAGTCCCCGCGCCGCCCAGCTCGGCGTGCAGGAGGTCGAACGGGCGGTCGCCGGTTTGGTCGAAGCCGGTCTCACCCCCGACGACGCCGTCGACACCTACTCGGCGATCTCGGTGCACATCCGCGGGTCGGTGGTGCTCCATCGCCTCTACGAGAAGAACCGTTCCTCGGACGCCGACGGTCCCGGAGACTTCGAAAGGCTCCTCGCCATCGACCCCGAGGTGACCCCGTTGCTGGCGCAGGCCAACCGGGAGGGGCATCGTATCGGCGCCGCCAACGACGGTAATTTCGAGTACGGTCTCACCTGCATCCTCGATCACGCCGAACAGCTGATCGAGCGGGGCCGCAAACCGCGGCGCCGCGCCGCGGCCAAGGCGACCAAGTCCGGCTGA
- a CDS encoding thiolase family protein has product MSTPVIVGAARTAIGRSFKGTLANVSPEVLITTVLPEVVRRSGVAPESIDDIIFAESHYGGGDMARFAAAACGMESVPGQAVNRHCAGSLTAIGNAAAQIGSGMERVLVAGGVQSLSMLPVMKMRVPGPELEFVEPWIPPTHPETVDAPTRDMSITVGWNTAQAAGISREEMDAWAARSHQRAIAAIDAGKFVDEIVPLKVQLPDASVTEFSVDEHPRRDTTVERLAGLKVLHPEIEGFSITAGNSSGTNDAAAAVALVDDAYARAEGLNVMGTVKAWASAGVPPRDTGLGAVKVIGKVLQRAGLSVADVALWEINEAFASVPIAACREYDIDEQLVNFSGSGCSLGHPIAASGARMVTTLLYELQRRGGGIGVAAMCAGGGQGGAVVIEV; this is encoded by the coding sequence ATGTCCACTCCTGTCATCGTCGGAGCTGCTCGGACGGCCATCGGACGCTCATTCAAAGGGACCCTCGCCAACGTCTCCCCGGAGGTGTTGATCACCACGGTTCTGCCGGAGGTGGTGCGCCGGTCGGGTGTCGCTCCCGAGTCCATCGACGACATCATTTTTGCCGAATCGCATTACGGGGGCGGCGATATGGCACGGTTCGCGGCTGCCGCGTGCGGGATGGAGTCGGTTCCCGGCCAGGCGGTCAACCGGCACTGCGCGGGCAGCCTGACCGCGATCGGCAACGCCGCCGCGCAGATCGGTTCGGGCATGGAGCGCGTGCTGGTGGCCGGCGGTGTGCAGTCGCTGTCGATGCTGCCGGTGATGAAGATGCGGGTTCCGGGTCCCGAACTCGAATTCGTCGAGCCGTGGATTCCGCCGACCCATCCGGAGACCGTGGACGCGCCGACCCGCGACATGTCGATCACCGTCGGCTGGAACACGGCGCAGGCCGCCGGCATCAGCCGCGAGGAGATGGACGCCTGGGCGGCCCGGTCGCACCAGCGGGCGATCGCCGCGATCGATGCGGGCAAGTTCGTCGACGAGATCGTGCCGCTGAAGGTCCAGCTTCCCGACGCCAGCGTGACCGAGTTCAGCGTCGATGAGCACCCACGGCGCGACACCACCGTGGAGCGCCTGGCCGGCCTGAAGGTGCTGCACCCGGAGATCGAAGGGTTCTCGATCACCGCGGGCAACAGCAGCGGCACCAACGATGCGGCCGCCGCGGTGGCGCTGGTCGACGATGCCTACGCGCGCGCCGAAGGGCTCAACGTCATGGGCACCGTGAAGGCCTGGGCGTCGGCCGGGGTGCCGCCCCGCGACACCGGGCTCGGTGCGGTGAAAGTGATCGGCAAGGTGCTGCAGCGCGCGGGCCTGTCGGTCGCCGACGTGGCGCTGTGGGAGATCAACGAGGCGTTCGCCTCGGTGCCGATCGCGGCGTGCCGTGAGTACGACATCGATGAGCAGCTCGTGAACTTCTCCGGCAGCGGCTGCAGTCTGGGACACCCGATCGCGGCGTCCGGCGCGCGCATGGTGACCACGTTGCTCTACGAGCTGCAGCGGCGCGGCGGCGGCATCGGTGTCGCGGCGATGTGCGCCGGCGGTGGCCAGGGCGGTGCCGTGGTCATCGAGGTGTGA
- a CDS encoding enoyl-CoA hydratase/isomerase family protein, with protein MTPEHSADGRVHFEADPDQRIATITLNNPARRNSYDAPMRDAIARCLDRVADDDDLVVVLLRGAEGVFSTGADMNNAYGWYGERGQKDPEAAKRRPSQRRRLAVDRKSFGFYHNLLGFPKVTVGEISGYALGGGFEMALMTDISVIARDTKIGMPATRFLGPALGSLHMFFHRLGPVLARRLLLTGDIVEAGTLEHLGIFTETCDPAAVPARARYWAQKTARMPADGVVIAKEAFRLVEQSQAYQGEEVASYLFHAYGTNLQFAPGEFNFVKTRAQHGTKEAFRLRDEHFHVPEP; from the coding sequence ATGACTCCCGAGCACAGTGCCGACGGGCGCGTCCACTTCGAGGCCGACCCCGATCAACGGATCGCCACCATCACGCTGAACAATCCCGCGCGGCGGAATTCCTACGACGCGCCCATGCGGGATGCGATCGCGCGGTGTCTGGACCGGGTGGCCGACGACGACGACCTCGTTGTCGTCCTGCTGCGGGGCGCCGAGGGCGTGTTCAGCACCGGAGCGGATATGAACAACGCCTACGGCTGGTACGGCGAGCGCGGTCAGAAGGATCCCGAGGCCGCCAAACGCCGTCCGAGCCAGCGCCGTCGGCTCGCCGTGGACCGAAAATCGTTCGGCTTCTACCACAACCTTCTGGGTTTCCCGAAGGTGACGGTGGGCGAGATCAGCGGATACGCGCTGGGCGGTGGCTTCGAGATGGCCTTGATGACCGATATCTCGGTGATCGCGCGCGACACCAAGATCGGTATGCCGGCGACCCGTTTCCTGGGGCCCGCGCTGGGCAGCCTGCACATGTTCTTCCACCGCCTGGGGCCGGTGTTGGCGCGCCGGCTGCTGCTCACCGGCGACATCGTCGAAGCCGGGACGCTCGAGCATCTGGGCATCTTCACCGAGACCTGCGATCCGGCGGCCGTGCCGGCGCGGGCGCGCTACTGGGCGCAGAAGACCGCCAGAATGCCCGCCGACGGCGTGGTGATCGCCAAGGAGGCGTTCCGGCTGGTCGAGCAGAGTCAGGCCTATCAGGGCGAAGAGGTGGCCAGCTATCTGTTCCACGCCTACGGCACCAACCTGCAGTTCGCCCCCGGGGAGTTCAACTTCGTCAAGACCCGCGCACAGCACGGGACCAAGGAGGCCTTCCGGCTGCGCGACGAGCACTTCCACGTCCCCGAACCCTGA
- a CDS encoding hotdog family protein has product MADDLQVPAKAGADRFGEAPLGQTVAAAAALRRLVGLLLSLEHPHPAVEEMLARLPDWEHRLRAAVPPDTAPRLASDRDGQRRVYLGHAFDVGAFNPCFPEYRFDRLGARTAGGRVTFPLPYEGPPGLVHGGFLAVFFDCVIQHQSCAADRTGRTRTLQLTYRRPTPVLTELEFDIERVEAERDITSTARLLRDGEVLCTGVVKTVAMRPDQLSATKYGRRRPSE; this is encoded by the coding sequence ATGGCGGACGACCTACAGGTTCCAGCGAAGGCCGGTGCGGACCGCTTCGGTGAAGCGCCCTTGGGGCAGACGGTTGCGGCGGCCGCCGCACTGCGTCGCCTCGTCGGGTTGCTGCTCTCGCTGGAGCATCCGCATCCGGCCGTCGAGGAGATGCTGGCGCGCCTGCCCGACTGGGAGCACCGACTGCGTGCCGCGGTCCCGCCCGACACGGCGCCGCGGTTGGCCTCCGACCGCGACGGGCAGCGCCGGGTCTACCTCGGCCACGCCTTCGACGTCGGTGCGTTCAACCCCTGCTTTCCGGAGTACCGGTTCGACCGGCTCGGCGCCCGAACGGCCGGCGGGCGCGTCACCTTTCCGCTGCCCTACGAGGGCCCGCCCGGCCTGGTCCACGGCGGGTTTCTGGCGGTGTTCTTCGATTGTGTGATCCAACATCAAAGTTGCGCCGCCGATCGGACCGGGCGCACCCGCACGCTGCAGCTGACCTACCGGCGCCCGACGCCGGTTCTCACCGAGCTGGAGTTCGACATCGAGCGAGTCGAGGCGGAGCGCGACATCACCTCCACGGCACGACTGTTGCGCGACGGCGAGGTGCTCTGCACCGGAGTGGTGAAAACCGTGGCGATGCGACCGGATCAGTTGAGTGCCACCAAATATGGTCGCCGACGGCCATCTGAGTAA
- a CDS encoding enoyl-CoA hydratase-related protein, with protein MVDGTVTVQRDGELLRVTLERPDRRNSLSHPMIDTLTGALTDAAADDGLRAVHIRGSGADFCAGADWVATNTTQHRPRTGDLVRRIPHTAHRVIELVHSIQLPVVCSVRGWAVGLGCNLALAADFTVAADDAVFWEPFVARGFSPDSGATWLLPRLVGVARARRMLLLGEKVSGADAEEWGLIHRAVAAADVDAATEDLLTRLAAGPTVALGLTKQALNHAQQGSLPQAMSQELYNLELSCRTTDFKEGLAAFQQRRAPDFKGR; from the coding sequence GTGGTCGACGGGACCGTAACGGTGCAGCGTGACGGGGAATTGCTCCGCGTCACCCTGGAGCGCCCCGACCGGCGGAATTCGCTCAGCCACCCGATGATCGACACCCTGACCGGCGCCCTCACCGACGCGGCCGCCGACGACGGCCTGCGCGCCGTGCACATCCGGGGCTCCGGTGCCGATTTCTGCGCGGGCGCCGACTGGGTGGCCACCAACACGACTCAGCACCGGCCCCGCACCGGCGATCTGGTTCGACGCATCCCCCACACCGCGCATCGCGTGATCGAACTCGTGCACAGCATTCAGCTGCCGGTGGTGTGCAGCGTGCGGGGCTGGGCGGTGGGGTTGGGCTGCAACCTGGCCCTGGCCGCCGACTTCACCGTCGCCGCCGACGATGCGGTGTTCTGGGAGCCGTTCGTGGCCCGCGGGTTCAGTCCCGACTCCGGCGCCACCTGGTTGCTGCCGCGACTGGTCGGCGTCGCCCGGGCCAGGCGCATGCTGCTGCTGGGCGAGAAGGTGAGCGGCGCCGACGCCGAGGAGTGGGGCCTGATCCATCGCGCGGTCGCCGCCGCCGATGTCGACGCCGCGACCGAGGACCTCCTCACCCGACTGGCCGCCGGTCCCACGGTGGCGCTCGGGCTGACCAAACAGGCCCTCAACCACGCCCAGCAGGGGTCGTTGCCCCAGGCGATGAGCCAGGAACTTTACAACCTGGAGCTGTCGTGCCGCACGACCGACTTCAAAGAAGGACTCGCGGCGTTCCAGCAACGCCGCGCCCCGGATTTCAAAGGCCGCTGA
- a CDS encoding enoyl-CoA hydratase/isomerase family protein yields MPTYDTITYDVDGHTATITLNRPDALNALSPHMISELRAAYAEAEDDDRVWTLVVTGTGRAFCTGADVKEIPGDGKVINERPFLSTYEQWEAPQEGTPPFRTMAKPVLAAINGLCCGAGLDWVTTGDIVIASERATFFDPHVSIGLVAGREVVRLARVLPRSIALRMAMMGKHERMDAQRAYDLGMVSEVVAHDRLLERAHEIAAIVNSNAPLAVRGTRLAILKGLDVPLHEAEILAEAFRERNLHTADSLEGPRAFVEKRTPEWQCR; encoded by the coding sequence ATGCCGACATACGACACCATCACCTACGACGTTGACGGTCACACTGCCACCATCACCTTGAACCGGCCCGATGCGCTCAACGCACTCAGCCCGCACATGATCTCCGAGTTGCGCGCCGCCTACGCCGAAGCCGAGGATGACGACCGCGTCTGGACACTGGTCGTCACCGGGACGGGACGGGCCTTCTGCACCGGTGCCGACGTGAAGGAGATTCCCGGCGACGGCAAGGTGATCAACGAACGACCCTTCCTGTCCACCTACGAACAGTGGGAAGCCCCCCAGGAGGGGACCCCGCCGTTTCGGACGATGGCCAAACCGGTACTGGCGGCGATCAACGGATTGTGCTGCGGCGCCGGGCTGGACTGGGTGACCACCGGCGATATCGTCATCGCCTCGGAGCGGGCGACGTTCTTCGATCCCCACGTCTCCATCGGCCTGGTCGCGGGCCGCGAAGTGGTCCGACTGGCCCGCGTGTTGCCCCGCTCGATCGCCCTGCGGATGGCGATGATGGGCAAGCACGAACGGATGGACGCCCAACGCGCCTACGACCTCGGTATGGTCAGCGAGGTGGTGGCGCACGACCGGCTACTCGAACGCGCCCACGAGATCGCCGCGATCGTCAACTCCAATGCGCCCCTGGCGGTCCGCGGCACCAGGCTGGCGATCCTCAAGGGCTTGGACGTCCCGCTCCACGAGGCGGAGATACTCGCCGAAGCGTTCCGGGAACGCAACCTGCACACCGCGGATTCGTTGGAGGGCCCCCGCGCCTTCGTCGAGAAGCGGACACCGGAGTGGCAGTGCCGATGA
- a CDS encoding enoyl-CoA hydratase/isomerase family protein, translated as MSPAFETILLDFDRTDRVATITLNRPERLNAFNRTMCEEMAAAWRIVKLDTDVNAVVLRSAGERAFSAGLDITAPYGQPDNVWNHEDPGEALSPKWQKMFKPVVCAVQGMCTAGAFYFVNEADVVICAEDATFFDSHVSAGLVCALEPIGLMRRIGLGETLRIALMGNDERVGAATALRIGLVSEIVAPADLWTRAHAIAATIAAKPPTATQGTVKAIWESLDKPYRAALDQGLIYTRLGNPLGRSELDAQPVPPATPPRIR; from the coding sequence ATGAGCCCCGCCTTCGAGACGATCCTGCTCGATTTCGACCGCACCGACCGGGTCGCCACCATCACGTTGAATCGGCCCGAACGACTCAACGCGTTCAACCGCACCATGTGCGAGGAGATGGCCGCGGCGTGGCGGATCGTCAAACTCGACACCGACGTCAACGCCGTCGTGCTGCGGTCCGCCGGCGAGCGGGCCTTCAGCGCCGGACTGGACATCACCGCCCCCTACGGACAGCCCGACAATGTCTGGAATCACGAGGATCCCGGCGAGGCGCTCAGCCCGAAGTGGCAGAAGATGTTCAAACCGGTGGTCTGTGCGGTGCAGGGCATGTGCACCGCGGGCGCGTTCTACTTCGTCAACGAGGCCGACGTGGTGATCTGCGCCGAGGATGCGACCTTCTTCGATTCGCACGTGTCGGCGGGGCTGGTGTGCGCGCTGGAACCGATCGGTTTGATGCGCCGGATCGGCCTGGGCGAGACATTGCGCATCGCGCTGATGGGCAACGACGAGCGCGTGGGGGCGGCCACCGCGCTGCGCATCGGTCTGGTGTCGGAGATCGTGGCGCCGGCGGATCTGTGGACTCGGGCGCATGCCATCGCCGCCACCATTGCCGCCAAGCCTCCCACGGCGACCCAGGGCACGGTGAAGGCGATCTGGGAATCGCTGGACAAACCGTACCGCGCGGCCCTGGACCAGGGGCTGATCTACACCCGGCTGGGCAACCCGTTGGGCCGCTCCGAACTCGACGCCCAACCCGTCCCGCCCGCGACCCCACCGAGGATCCGCTGA